One part of the Streptomyces lydicus genome encodes these proteins:
- a CDS encoding AraC family ligand binding domain-containing protein, whose translation MSRQQDGDWVRYWRDPDRPLEAMHAHFVRHVFAPHSHDAYSFAVTETGAQRFTCRGAGHTSAAGMVMAFNPDDPHDGEAAADLGFTYRIMHIGPEVVRAVLDDVTDGRGAMPLFDRPVVDDPVLARALHRLHPALVGGADPLVREERLGVAVEAMVRRNASRGVVGAGPREPAGGDRTRAARRVRELLAAAYDQPLTAQDLADAAGCSRFALYRAFRAEYGMAPSDFQRLLRLRRARSLLIAGRTPAEAATEAGFADQAHFHRWFVRCFGVTPGAFRRAGARTPPPAGARGPRRRVPPPPPAGAAASLRPSATRPGRRPL comes from the coding sequence ATGAGCAGGCAGCAGGACGGGGACTGGGTGCGCTACTGGCGCGATCCGGACCGGCCCCTGGAAGCGATGCACGCGCACTTCGTCCGCCATGTCTTCGCTCCGCACAGCCACGACGCCTACTCCTTCGCCGTGACGGAGACCGGCGCGCAGCGCTTCACCTGCCGCGGTGCCGGGCACACCAGCGCCGCCGGCATGGTGATGGCGTTCAACCCGGACGATCCGCACGACGGCGAGGCGGCCGCCGACCTCGGCTTCACCTACCGGATCATGCACATCGGCCCGGAGGTGGTGCGCGCCGTCCTCGACGACGTCACCGACGGCCGGGGCGCCATGCCGCTGTTCGACCGCCCGGTGGTCGACGACCCGGTGCTGGCCCGGGCCCTGCACCGGCTGCACCCGGCGCTGGTCGGCGGCGCGGACCCGCTGGTCCGGGAGGAGCGGCTCGGGGTGGCCGTCGAGGCCATGGTGCGGCGCAACGCGTCCCGCGGCGTGGTCGGCGCCGGGCCGCGGGAACCGGCCGGGGGCGACCGGACCCGGGCGGCCCGGCGGGTGCGCGAACTGCTCGCCGCCGCCTACGACCAGCCGTTGACCGCCCAGGACCTCGCGGACGCGGCCGGCTGCAGCCGCTTCGCGCTCTACCGGGCGTTCCGGGCCGAGTACGGCATGGCGCCCAGCGACTTCCAACGGCTGCTGCGGCTGCGCCGCGCACGGTCGCTGCTGATCGCCGGCCGGACCCCCGCGGAGGCGGCCACCGAGGCCGGCTTCGCGGACCAGGCGCACTTCCACCGCTGGTTCGTGCGCTGCTTCGGCGTCACACCGGGGGCATTCCGCCGGGCGGGGGCACGTACACCGCCACCGGCCGGCGCGCGCGGGCCCCGGCGGCGAGTGCCACCGCCCCCGCCAGCAGGAGCAGCAGCGTCCCTCCGGCCGTCAGCAACCAGGCCGGGACGCCGCCCACTGTGA
- a CDS encoding antibiotic biosynthesis monooxygenase family protein — protein MSIVKINVLTVPAEQREVLEKRFASRAGTVDSSDGFEWFELLRPQRVL, from the coding sequence ATGAGCATCGTGAAGATCAACGTTCTGACCGTCCCCGCCGAGCAACGGGAGGTCCTGGAAAAGCGCTTCGCCTCGCGCGCCGGCACCGTGGACTCCTCGGACGGCTTCGAGTGGTTCGAGCTGCTGCGGCCGCAACGGGTGCTCTGA
- a CDS encoding CU044_5270 family protein, whose translation MHDELELLRAANPVPAGEGPWRDRPLDARAERALNRLLHSRRTRRAGRRLVLRAEAAVLALVAVLAFTFSDAGSGPAVAAPVALAPRAGTPAVSLDVLARRAAARARAAGAADGPRRGSHLQSWYLSLESGPDAAPPVTVPEERITRWNADGSGSEMVVATDPRHPGRPVIHDDDGHWRTVSDGKVLHHETYPAGSEARHSGLSARTAPPTDPAALRDHLAQLYGGAGGIRTTPQLLEALSAFRQEWTPGPRETAAIVRLLAEADGLRPAGAVTDRLGRRGQAYVHDGSGGPHGSGGAAKGTRQMVILDPGTGELLGLEVTFTEAQPDFRIKAGEVMSYEAWMP comes from the coding sequence ATGCATGACGAACTGGAGCTGCTGCGCGCGGCCAATCCCGTACCGGCCGGCGAAGGACCCTGGCGGGACCGGCCGCTGGACGCCCGCGCCGAGCGGGCCCTGAACCGTCTCCTGCACAGCAGGCGCACCCGGCGGGCCGGGCGGCGCCTCGTGCTGCGCGCCGAGGCCGCGGTGCTCGCGCTCGTCGCCGTGCTCGCCTTCACCTTCTCCGACGCCGGCAGCGGCCCGGCCGTCGCGGCACCGGTCGCCCTGGCGCCGCGCGCCGGCACTCCGGCGGTGTCGCTGGACGTGCTCGCCCGCCGGGCGGCGGCCAGGGCGCGCGCGGCCGGTGCCGCGGACGGGCCGCGCCGGGGCAGCCACCTGCAGAGCTGGTACCTGAGCCTGGAGTCCGGCCCGGACGCCGCGCCGCCCGTGACCGTGCCCGAGGAGCGCATCACCCGTTGGAACGCCGACGGCAGCGGCTCCGAGATGGTCGTGGCCACCGATCCGCGGCACCCGGGCCGCCCGGTGATCCATGACGACGACGGCCACTGGCGGACCGTCAGCGACGGCAAGGTCCTGCACCACGAGACCTATCCGGCGGGCTCCGAGGCCCGGCACAGCGGGCTGTCCGCGCGGACGGCACCGCCGACGGACCCGGCGGCGCTGCGCGACCACCTGGCGCAGCTGTACGGCGGGGCGGGCGGCATCCGCACCACGCCCCAACTCCTGGAGGCGCTCTCCGCGTTCCGTCAGGAGTGGACGCCGGGCCCCCGGGAGACGGCCGCGATCGTGCGGCTGCTGGCCGAGGCGGACGGGCTGCGGCCGGCGGGCGCGGTCACCGACCGGCTGGGCCGGCGCGGCCAGGCGTACGTCCACGACGGGTCCGGAGGCCCGCACGGCAGCGGTGGCGCCGCGAAGGGGACGCGGCAGATGGTGATCCTCGACCCCGGCACCGGCGAACTCCTCGGCTTGGAGGTCACCTTCACCGAGGCCCAGCCGGACTTCAGGATCAAGGCCGGCGAGGTGATGTCGTACGAGGCGTGGATGCCGTGA
- a CDS encoding sporulation protein has translation MNREPNAQLIAVMDEAKVSNKGLAKRMKDAAEQRGTNLGTTHVSVQRWRDGAGIQPSTAAIMADVLSAKLNRRITPGDLGFFAQSEPAAPSPAAYPRTVPDVLSTLDGLAEERAETPSNSPLIIPDGDLSAAVLSWIVARPDGIEADRPATQRVGMRDVKAIRAAAEMFMQLDFKFGGGHGHKALRHYFRHEVLPLLGASYSERVGTALFAAASEISQLLGWTAYDSGNHALAHRYLTATLRLSQVIDDRMFGARILGNLSHQANYLGHHAQAIQLARAAVEGAKGRATPRAMANYSAMEARAYANAGDTGGAGRAMNEAERHFQRADTGEDPEWLGYFDSAELMGELCHCFRDLKMRRESIEAAQRAVDDTDPKYARTLGFCRMVLAQSQLLNGELEAAVETASLAVDGGDSLQSSRFQRYVTDFQQEVSIHAGNPSVAAFHDQVREALARLDDE, from the coding sequence ATGAACCGAGAGCCGAACGCGCAACTGATCGCAGTCATGGACGAGGCGAAGGTCTCGAACAAGGGCCTCGCAAAACGCATGAAGGACGCCGCCGAGCAACGCGGCACCAATCTCGGGACGACCCATGTCTCCGTACAGCGGTGGAGGGACGGCGCGGGGATCCAGCCGAGCACGGCCGCGATCATGGCGGACGTACTCAGCGCCAAGCTCAACCGGCGGATCACGCCCGGCGATCTCGGATTCTTCGCTCAGTCGGAGCCCGCAGCTCCATCGCCGGCCGCATACCCGCGCACGGTCCCCGACGTCCTGTCGACGCTGGATGGCCTCGCAGAGGAACGGGCGGAGACCCCGTCGAACAGTCCGCTGATCATCCCCGACGGCGACCTCAGCGCCGCAGTCCTCTCCTGGATCGTCGCCCGTCCAGACGGCATCGAGGCCGATCGCCCCGCCACCCAACGCGTCGGCATGCGCGACGTCAAAGCGATCAGGGCAGCCGCCGAGATGTTCATGCAGCTCGACTTCAAATTTGGCGGAGGGCATGGCCACAAGGCCCTACGCCACTACTTCCGTCACGAGGTCCTGCCCCTGCTCGGCGCCAGTTACAGCGAACGCGTCGGCACAGCACTGTTCGCCGCCGCTTCCGAGATCTCACAGCTACTCGGATGGACCGCGTACGACTCCGGGAACCACGCCCTCGCGCACCGCTACCTGACCGCGACGTTACGCCTGTCCCAGGTCATCGACGACCGCATGTTCGGCGCCCGCATCCTCGGCAACCTCAGCCACCAGGCGAACTACCTCGGCCACCACGCTCAGGCCATCCAGCTCGCCCGGGCCGCCGTCGAGGGAGCCAAGGGACGAGCCACCCCGCGCGCGATGGCGAACTACTCAGCCATGGAAGCTCGCGCCTACGCGAACGCAGGCGACACCGGCGGCGCCGGCCGAGCCATGAACGAGGCCGAACGCCACTTCCAGCGAGCCGACACGGGCGAAGATCCGGAATGGCTCGGCTACTTCGACTCGGCAGAGCTCATGGGCGAACTCTGCCACTGCTTCCGCGACCTCAAGATGCGCCGCGAGTCGATCGAGGCCGCACAACGGGCGGTCGACGACACCGACCCGAAGTACGCCCGCACCCTCGGGTTCTGCCGGATGGTCCTCGCCCAGAGCCAGCTGCTGAACGGTGAACTGGAAGCCGCCGTTGAGACCGCCAGCCTCGCGGTCGATGGCGGAGACTCCCTCCAGTCCTCCCGCTTCCAGCGCTACGTCACCGACTTTCAGCAGGAGGTCAGCATCCACGCGGGGAACCCCTCCGTGGCCGCCTTCCATGACCAGGTGCGGGAGGCCCTTGCCCGGCTGGACGACGAGTAG
- a CDS encoding GntR family transcriptional regulator — MAEIQRPGALYQQVAAAIREAILSGEFQPGAPLPSEAQLIERYKVSRPTVRNAIAALRAEGLIEVKHGKGSFVRSSGLPVLTVERRVSLSGTDQFTTADGETWKIVDGPSVYRTQTTATTGPLLQLGEMEELFGCDRTLIDQATGARALHRTLIPFATADQVPSLADSPDAEPEAIYGMLAKTGHKLWWHETVRARMPLPDERSALHIPDATPVLHTTRTAHGLDDQALLLEELCLGADRAQLGYRITADEDGNARTTTP; from the coding sequence ATGGCAGAGATTCAGCGCCCGGGAGCGCTCTATCAGCAGGTCGCCGCCGCCATCCGCGAAGCGATCTTGTCCGGAGAGTTCCAGCCAGGAGCGCCGCTCCCCTCGGAAGCTCAGCTCATCGAGCGCTACAAGGTCTCCCGCCCGACCGTGCGCAACGCGATCGCCGCGCTCCGCGCCGAGGGACTGATCGAGGTCAAGCACGGCAAGGGCAGCTTCGTCCGCTCCTCCGGCCTGCCGGTGCTCACCGTCGAGCGCCGCGTCAGCCTCAGCGGAACGGACCAGTTCACCACCGCCGACGGTGAGACCTGGAAGATCGTCGACGGCCCGAGTGTCTACCGCACGCAGACCACCGCGACTACCGGCCCGCTTCTCCAACTGGGAGAGATGGAGGAGCTGTTCGGCTGTGACCGCACACTCATCGATCAGGCAACCGGCGCCCGAGCCCTGCACCGCACCTTGATCCCGTTCGCCACCGCTGACCAGGTGCCGAGCCTCGCCGACAGTCCCGACGCCGAGCCGGAAGCGATCTACGGCATGCTCGCCAAGACCGGCCACAAGCTGTGGTGGCACGAGACCGTACGAGCCCGCATGCCCCTCCCCGACGAACGGTCCGCGCTGCACATCCCCGACGCCACCCCGGTCCTGCACACCACCCGCACCGCACACGGCCTCGACGACCAGGCCCTCCTCCTCGAAGAGCTGTGCCTCGGCGCCGACCGCGCCCAACTCGGCTACCGGATCACCGCGGATGAGGACGGCAACGCGCGCACCACGACGCCCTGA
- a CDS encoding trypco2 family protein yields the protein MAEIGLAAAIEELRQELYAAQSASAGEQFAFEVEGAQLELLLELRNEGRGEGKLTFGVATVGVGGSTGATRTHKLTLALKVKDRATGDGRVHVGAEESGSWGEG from the coding sequence GTGGCAGAGATCGGGCTGGCTGCAGCAATCGAAGAACTGCGACAGGAACTGTATGCGGCCCAGAGCGCCAGTGCAGGAGAGCAGTTCGCCTTCGAGGTTGAAGGAGCGCAGCTTGAGCTGCTGTTGGAGCTGCGCAATGAGGGCCGCGGGGAGGGAAAGCTGACGTTCGGCGTGGCCACCGTAGGTGTTGGCGGCTCGACTGGAGCGACGCGAACTCACAAGCTAACCCTCGCGCTAAAGGTCAAGGATCGTGCCACGGGTGATGGGCGCGTTCATGTCGGTGCTGAGGAGTCCGGCTCCTGGGGCGAGGGATGA
- a CDS encoding DUF2000 domain-containing protein, which yields MTSTTAAPLPATASGSEGAVAPPLRFDTKIAVIVRDDLAVWQKLNVTAFLASGIAHASDTVMGKDYEDASGHGYLALFREPVLCYTADADALARTHARALRRAVPTALYTADMFRTGNDTDNRAAVRTVAADALDLVGLAVYGPRGTIDKITKSLKLHA from the coding sequence ATGACCTCAACGACCGCTGCACCGCTGCCCGCCACCGCATCCGGCTCCGAGGGGGCCGTCGCCCCGCCGCTCCGCTTCGACACCAAGATCGCCGTCATCGTCCGCGACGACCTCGCCGTGTGGCAGAAGCTCAACGTCACCGCATTCCTGGCGAGCGGCATCGCACACGCCTCGGACACCGTCATGGGCAAGGACTACGAGGACGCCTCCGGGCACGGCTATCTGGCGCTCTTCCGGGAGCCGGTGCTGTGCTACACCGCGGACGCCGACGCACTGGCCCGCACCCATGCCCGCGCCCTCCGCCGCGCCGTACCGACCGCGCTGTACACCGCGGACATGTTCCGGACCGGCAACGACACCGACAACCGCGCGGCGGTCCGCACGGTGGCCGCCGACGCCCTCGACCTGGTGGGCCTGGCGGTCTACGGCCCCCGCGGCACCATCGACAAGATCACCAAAAGCCTGAAACTCCACGCCTGA
- a CDS encoding FtsK/SpoIIIE domain-containing protein, whose translation MGAITLALLLAALAWVLVVGNFVRERYPVSAWYLTGYPVAVVRVLGSWRKVALINDLTVSRRPTCGRVGDLVVKGEALRPIAPRISFPTATRTGLRVEVRLHPGQTPAPFIAAGDALAHAWHMHAVRVSSPERGIVRMVATAGDPLERPGIASAPAVLLSALLGALESGGAWVMNLRKEPHWLITGATRSGKSTLLARLITQLAPQPVALIGIDCKGGMELGLFGSRLSALATCRREAAALLGGLVVEMQDRMRICRAAGARSIWELPEKQRPAPVVLIVDEIAELYLSNGTRGDRAEAEQCSTYLLRLAQLGGALGLHLVVAGQRVGSELGPGVTALRAQLGGRICHRVNDPGTAEMTLGDLNKDAVAVAQSISAEEKGVAVCTGTDGGWGRARSHLTRPEEAKEAAVKYADLAPELPGLASALKTLEAEAEA comes from the coding sequence ATGGGAGCGATCACCCTCGCGTTACTCCTGGCGGCACTCGCCTGGGTCCTGGTCGTGGGCAACTTCGTGCGGGAGCGGTATCCGGTCAGCGCCTGGTACCTCACCGGCTATCCGGTGGCCGTCGTCCGGGTGCTGGGGAGCTGGCGGAAGGTCGCACTGATCAACGACCTGACCGTCTCACGCCGACCTACCTGCGGACGCGTCGGTGACCTGGTGGTCAAGGGGGAAGCACTGCGGCCCATCGCCCCGCGGATCTCCTTCCCCACGGCGACGCGTACGGGGTTGCGCGTGGAAGTACGTCTCCACCCGGGGCAGACCCCGGCGCCGTTCATCGCGGCTGGTGATGCTTTGGCGCATGCCTGGCACATGCACGCGGTACGCGTCTCCTCCCCCGAGCGCGGCATCGTCCGCATGGTCGCCACCGCCGGCGACCCCCTGGAGCGCCCCGGCATCGCCTCCGCTCCGGCCGTTCTCCTCTCGGCCCTGCTCGGAGCACTGGAGAGCGGCGGCGCGTGGGTGATGAACCTGCGGAAGGAACCGCACTGGCTGATCACCGGGGCTACCCGGTCGGGCAAGTCCACGCTCCTGGCGCGACTCATCACCCAGCTCGCACCGCAGCCGGTCGCCCTCATCGGCATCGACTGCAAGGGGGGAATGGAACTGGGGCTCTTCGGCAGCCGACTCTCGGCTCTGGCCACCTGCCGCCGCGAGGCTGCCGCGCTACTGGGCGGGCTCGTGGTGGAGATGCAGGACCGGATGCGCATCTGCCGGGCAGCGGGCGCGCGCTCGATCTGGGAGCTGCCCGAGAAACAGCGGCCGGCACCGGTCGTCCTGATCGTCGACGAGATCGCCGAGTTGTACCTGTCCAACGGAACCCGCGGAGACCGGGCAGAGGCGGAGCAGTGCTCCACGTACCTCCTGCGGCTGGCTCAGCTCGGCGGCGCACTCGGACTCCACCTGGTGGTGGCCGGACAGCGGGTCGGCTCTGAACTCGGCCCCGGAGTCACTGCTTTGCGGGCACAGCTCGGCGGCCGGATCTGCCACCGGGTGAACGATCCCGGCACGGCGGAGATGACCCTCGGCGACCTCAACAAGGACGCCGTGGCCGTGGCCCAGTCGATCAGCGCGGAGGAGAAGGGCGTAGCCGTCTGCACCGGCACGGACGGCGGCTGGGGCCGGGCCCGCTCGCACCTGACCCGACCCGAAGAGGCCAAGGAAGCCGCAGTGAAGTACGCCGACCTGGCGCCCGAACTTCCGGGCCTCGCAAGCGCCCTGAAAACCCTGGAAGCGGAGGCAGAGGCATGA
- the proP gene encoding glycine betaine/L-proline transporter ProP, with protein MQSSKRAQASEHVPTQSPVAQGPSKPAGSRADAASGPPQEREPDPELQSSGEVTVVDPAMVKRAVSAAALGNAMEWFDFGVYSYIAVTLGHVFFPSGNPTAQLLSTFGAFAAAFLVRPIGGMVFGPLGDRIGRQKVLAITMIMMAVGTFAIGLIPSYASIGVGAPVLLLVARLVQGFSTGGEYGGASTFIAEYAPDKKRGFLGSWLEFGTLAGYVGGAGLVTLMTALLSTEDLNSWGWRIPFLIAGPMGIIGLYLRMRLEETPAFAQLEKEARTKEKARREAEKRIGVREMIFGQWRSMLLCIGLVLVFNVTDYMLLSYMPSYLTSELKYDETHGLLVVLGVMVLMMGVQPFAGRLSDRFGRRPVIAAGCLGFLVLSVPALLLIRQGSLLAIVLGMAALGLLLVTFTSTMPATLPALFPTRVRYGSLSIGFNVSVSLFGGTTPLVVTALIGATGNTMMPAYYMMAAAVIGGIAVLLMSESARKPLPGSPPAVENEAEARDVVRAARRPATAASTA; from the coding sequence ATGCAGTCGTCCAAGAGAGCGCAGGCGAGCGAACACGTGCCGACGCAGTCCCCCGTCGCCCAAGGGCCCAGCAAGCCGGCCGGCAGCCGTGCCGACGCCGCATCCGGTCCGCCGCAGGAGAGAGAGCCGGACCCGGAACTGCAGTCATCGGGCGAGGTGACCGTCGTCGACCCCGCGATGGTCAAGCGCGCGGTGTCGGCCGCCGCGCTGGGCAATGCGATGGAGTGGTTCGACTTCGGCGTCTACAGCTACATCGCGGTCACCCTCGGGCACGTCTTCTTCCCGTCCGGGAACCCGACCGCGCAGTTGCTGTCGACGTTCGGCGCCTTCGCGGCGGCGTTCCTCGTCCGGCCCATCGGCGGCATGGTGTTCGGCCCGCTCGGTGACCGGATCGGCCGGCAGAAGGTCCTCGCGATCACCATGATCATGATGGCGGTGGGCACCTTCGCCATCGGGCTGATCCCGTCGTACGCCTCCATCGGCGTCGGCGCGCCCGTCCTGCTGCTCGTCGCCCGCCTGGTGCAGGGCTTCTCCACCGGCGGTGAATACGGGGGCGCCTCCACCTTCATCGCCGAGTACGCGCCCGACAAGAAGCGCGGATTCCTCGGCAGCTGGCTGGAGTTCGGCACGCTCGCCGGTTACGTCGGCGGCGCCGGCCTGGTCACGCTGATGACCGCGCTGCTGTCCACCGAGGACCTCAACTCCTGGGGCTGGCGCATCCCGTTCCTGATCGCCGGCCCGATGGGCATCATCGGCCTGTACCTGCGGATGCGGCTTGAGGAGACCCCGGCCTTCGCCCAGTTGGAGAAGGAGGCGCGGACCAAGGAGAAGGCGCGCCGCGAGGCCGAGAAGCGCATCGGCGTCCGCGAGATGATCTTCGGTCAGTGGCGGTCCATGCTGCTGTGCATCGGCCTGGTCCTGGTCTTCAACGTCACGGACTACATGCTGCTGTCGTACATGCCGAGCTATCTGACCTCGGAGCTGAAGTACGACGAGACGCACGGGCTGCTGGTCGTCCTCGGTGTGATGGTGCTGATGATGGGCGTCCAGCCGTTCGCCGGCCGGCTCAGCGACCGCTTCGGCCGCCGCCCGGTGATCGCCGCGGGCTGCCTCGGCTTCCTGGTGCTGTCCGTGCCGGCCCTGCTGCTCATCCGGCAGGGATCGCTGCTCGCCATCGTGCTGGGCATGGCCGCGCTCGGCCTGCTGCTGGTCACCTTCACCTCGACGATGCCGGCCACGCTGCCCGCGCTGTTCCCGACCCGGGTCCGCTACGGCTCGCTGTCGATCGGCTTCAACGTCTCCGTGTCGCTGTTCGGCGGTACGACGCCGCTGGTGGTCACCGCCCTGATCGGCGCCACCGGCAACACGATGATGCCCGCCTACTACATGATGGCGGCGGCCGTGATCGGCGGCATCGCCGTCCTGCTGATGTCGGAGAGCGCCCGCAAGCCGCTGCCCGGCTCCCCGCCGGCCGTCGAGAACGAGGCGGAGGCCCGGGACGTCGTACGGGCGGCCCGTCGCCCGGCCACCGCGGCCTCGACCGCCTGA
- a CDS encoding ATP-binding protein → MDRAALRPQVMALPGGGAQLEQFRALTLFAESSDTVQAARKMIRTALEEWALGALVDDVALCVSELVGNVVHHAVPDECLVVPGAPRRVDITLTKWPKWLFLGVTDEDSSPPLLPPRETSFPELESDLSEASLLDSGRGLKIVEVLADSLWWSLEEAGGKTVFCRFDLVGSTGRR, encoded by the coding sequence ATGGATCGCGCGGCGTTGCGGCCGCAGGTCATGGCTCTTCCAGGCGGCGGCGCGCAGTTGGAGCAGTTCCGGGCGTTGACGCTGTTCGCGGAGTCGTCGGACACGGTCCAGGCAGCGCGGAAGATGATCCGCACCGCTCTCGAAGAATGGGCCTTGGGAGCGCTCGTCGACGATGTGGCGCTCTGTGTGTCCGAACTCGTGGGCAACGTGGTCCACCATGCGGTTCCCGACGAGTGCCTGGTGGTGCCGGGCGCCCCTCGCCGCGTCGACATCACTCTGACGAAGTGGCCCAAGTGGCTATTCCTCGGGGTGACCGATGAGGACTCCTCCCCGCCGTTGTTGCCACCTCGGGAGACCTCTTTCCCTGAGCTGGAAAGCGATCTGTCCGAGGCGTCACTACTGGACTCCGGCCGTGGTCTGAAGATCGTTGAGGTGCTGGCGGACAGCCTGTGGTGGTCGCTGGAAGAGGCAGGTGGAAAGACCGTGTTCTGCCGCTTCGACCTCGTGGGCAGCACCGGTCGGAGGTAG
- a CDS encoding antibiotic biosynthesis monooxygenase family protein: protein MSVVKINVLTVPAEQRETLEKRFASRAHAVESSDGFEWFELLRPVEGTDDYLVYTRWRDEESFQAWMEGPMKAAHQGGGDRPKPAASGSTLWSFDVVQQAQPKAP, encoded by the coding sequence ATGAGCGTAGTCAAGATCAACGTACTGACCGTCCCCGCCGAGCAGCGGGAAACCCTTGAGAAGCGCTTCGCCTCCCGCGCCCACGCGGTTGAGAGCTCAGACGGCTTCGAGTGGTTCGAACTCCTCCGCCCGGTCGAAGGCACCGACGACTACCTGGTGTACACGCGGTGGCGTGACGAGGAGTCATTCCAGGCGTGGATGGAGGGCCCCATGAAGGCGGCCCACCAGGGCGGTGGCGACCGGCCGAAGCCGGCAGCTAGCGGCTCTACGTTGTGGTCGTTCGACGTAGTGCAGCAAGCCCAGCCGAAGGCCCCGTAG
- a CDS encoding RNA polymerase sigma factor: MSTDDAFADAYRAHYWAVSRFVARRLDGQAHDVEEVVAEVFSIAWRRRAELPEAPLPWLYGVARNCLANTVRGLGRYRRLLRRLGNHEAAHQRQTVESPDADRPGAWVHEVLARLSPADQEVLRLATWEELTVEELAEVLGCGPGAAAMRLHRARRRLRTEIDRMRMTVSVRAGDDRHA, from the coding sequence ATGAGCACGGACGACGCCTTCGCCGACGCCTATCGCGCGCACTACTGGGCGGTCAGCCGCTTCGTGGCGCGGCGGCTGGACGGGCAGGCACACGACGTCGAGGAAGTGGTGGCGGAGGTCTTCTCCATAGCCTGGAGACGTCGCGCCGAACTTCCCGAGGCGCCGCTGCCCTGGCTGTACGGGGTGGCCCGCAACTGCCTGGCCAACACGGTGCGCGGGCTGGGCCGTTACCGGCGGCTGCTGCGCCGCCTGGGCAACCACGAGGCGGCGCACCAGCGGCAGACCGTCGAGAGCCCGGACGCGGACCGGCCCGGCGCGTGGGTGCACGAGGTGCTGGCCCGCCTCTCCCCCGCCGACCAGGAGGTGCTGCGGCTGGCCACCTGGGAGGAACTGACCGTCGAGGAGCTGGCGGAGGTCCTCGGGTGCGGTCCGGGCGCGGCGGCCATGCGGCTGCACCGGGCGCGCCGCCGCCTTCGCACGGAGATCGACCGTATGCGGATGACCGTGTCCGTACGAGCAGGAGACGACCGCCATGCATGA
- a CDS encoding phosphotransferase family protein — protein sequence MAVDAARGAEDGFTSAGAARVMAAACRDAGLDGRGAELIRFGENGLFRLASEPVVVRVARGEEWMSKARTEVAVSRWLHGEGFPAARIVEGLEQPFLIDGHPVTFWHLIVEGDRKATYRELGGILRDLHALTIPDGLELPAFDPFDKQELRLDRAVIPHDDKLFLRKRWRELRDKFNDLRFETVKGPVHGDAHVQNLMVDDQGQVILIDFEAFCFDHPEWDLMVTAVEHHSLGWQTDEQYADFVTAYGRDLYDWPGYETLRGLQEFGMTTWLMQNVQEDEATAEEYRRRIAGLRNDDAPRDWRPR from the coding sequence ATGGCGGTTGACGCTGCTCGGGGTGCAGAAGACGGGTTCACGTCGGCGGGGGCGGCGAGGGTGATGGCTGCCGCATGCCGGGATGCGGGGCTCGATGGCAGAGGAGCGGAACTGATCCGCTTCGGGGAAAACGGACTCTTTCGGCTGGCGTCAGAGCCGGTGGTCGTACGTGTGGCCCGCGGGGAAGAGTGGATGTCCAAGGCTCGTACGGAGGTGGCGGTTTCGCGGTGGTTGCACGGTGAAGGGTTCCCTGCAGCTCGCATCGTCGAGGGGCTGGAGCAGCCGTTCCTGATAGACGGCCATCCCGTGACCTTCTGGCATCTGATCGTTGAGGGCGACCGGAAGGCTACGTACAGGGAGTTGGGCGGCATCCTTCGTGACCTTCACGCCCTCACCATCCCGGATGGCCTTGAGCTGCCGGCGTTCGATCCCTTCGACAAGCAGGAACTGCGCCTGGACCGCGCCGTGATCCCGCACGATGACAAGCTCTTCTTGCGGAAGCGGTGGCGGGAGCTGCGGGACAAGTTCAACGACCTGCGGTTCGAGACGGTCAAGGGGCCCGTGCACGGTGACGCCCACGTGCAGAACCTCATGGTGGACGATCAAGGACAGGTGATCCTGATCGACTTCGAAGCCTTCTGCTTCGATCACCCGGAGTGGGATCTGATGGTTACGGCCGTGGAACACCACAGCCTTGGGTGGCAGACCGATGAGCAGTACGCCGACTTCGTTACCGCGTACGGGCGGGACCTGTACGACTGGCCCGGGTACGAGACGCTGCGCGGCCTCCAGGAGTTCGGCATGACGACGTGGCTCATGCAGAACGTGCAGGAAGACGAAGCGACCGCGGAGGAGTACCGGCGGCGTATTGCCGGCCTCCGGAATGACGACGCTCCTCGGGACTGGCGCCCCCGCTAG